gaatatgagatttGTGTGAAATTTACTCTAAACGAAAAAGATTTTTTCCGGCTTCCTAGATTTCTCAGCGAAGCTGAGCCAAGACGGTTCGGTttctaaaaagctgaaaaaaaaggtcatttttttttatttagagaaactctatatcaatttaaaagacttcatttgttgcaaaataaaatgacagtaaaatctattagtgaatttaactttcgaagttgataaatcttttatatttcatctttttttaggtaaaagttttccgagaatttctccttggaaaagatggaaagagattgttcaatggcggagatattttaatgttccgAAGGAGGAAAGAAGGGAGAATCATACAACAGAGTTTCTTAAATCGATAACGAAAGAAAGAGGAGTCCCCACCCTCCcaatccccacccccccccccctcgcaggGGGAATTTCCCTCCCCAGGGAGCTCAGGATTTCTCTCGGAGTCAACGAAattgtctccagagtcttcaagaattATTCTTGTCTTTCCGGTGTCTCCAAAAAGATTCCCGATCCAAAAGGGTCTCCGGGAATCGTTTGAGGGAAAATTTACGTTTTTAATATTATACCtgacaaaagaagaagaatctagtcATCTATCATATAGATTTTCAAAGCAAATCCAAATGAATAAAAGTTTTCTAGGAGCATTCAACATGTTGAGCAGCATCCAACAAGGAGGAActaacaagatgtcccagtttactactggccatcttcaagttaagaggacacttggcggtgtggttttcacagaaccacaaaaggaaggatccttaatgtataggatgacatcttggatgaggtctaaggaccccttcaactctgagggcgggatggaggagaaggtggaaggaggGCCCCCAgaggaaaagaatcagaaaagagaagaggtgaggaaggagaaggagaaggagaatgtcCAAAAGACATTTGAGGAACGCATCGGTTTCCTGGAAAAAGAACTGGAAGCAGCTTTTGCCGAGATCAGTCTAAGAAAGGAAGAACAATCGAAATTCTTAGAGGAtaatgaagagctgagagcagagaatcagCATCTCAGTAACATCATCGGAAGTCTTCAAATCGATAAGCAAATCGATATGGAAAATTTGACAACAAAGAATGACGACCTAGAACGCACAAACGAACATCTAAAAAAGGAAATCTGCAATCAAGAAGTTATCCTggaacaatataaaaatgaattaatgaaaaaagaaaaagaaaatattaaactcaAAGATAAATTGGAAAAAGTTCGTCAGAAcaaaagaaaactggaaaaattcactgaaaagaaaatggaagtaatAAAGCAGATTTCAGAACAGACGCATCAATTGGAAGAGAGCCTCAATGAGGCAAAAATAAATGATCTGCTCAGGAATGAGCGCTACAAATGCAttttacaagagttagaaaattacaaaaaagaacatttgaaattgagtgacttggagcaaaaaaaacatccaattgagtcaagaactggaaaaattcaagtctgaaaaaaatgttggtctcaaggacgagctgcttgcggcaaatgagatcatcccttcactcaaggaggaacttgaagaggGAGATAAGACGAAAGAAGAAAACAGACCTCGAATGACGAAACTGAGACTTAACAGGACTagtttaaaaatggatattaaggatggtcagaaggatgtccaaaagaatgacagagacaataaaagtgaggagAAAGTAGTCGAGGCACAGGACCAGGATaccaacggacgtaaggctgagaaggaggaagttggaggggcatctggtgtgggtcaggtgcttggctggctactagcctcaaaaggcgctctccATGGCACCAACAACCGCCTGGAAGAGCAGAAGCTCAAAAAGGAAATTTCCACggacgaggagaaggaggagaaggaggaggaggagaagga
The nucleotide sequence above comes from Palaemon carinicauda isolate YSFRI2023 chromosome 2, ASM3689809v2, whole genome shotgun sequence. Encoded proteins:
- the LOC137620240 gene encoding golgin subfamily A member 6-like protein 24, with protein sequence MEEKVEGGPPEEKNQKREEVRKEKEKENVQKTFEERIGFLEKELEAAFAEISLRKEEQSKFLEDNEELRAENQHLSNIIGSLQIDKQIDMENLTTKNDDLERTNEHLKKEICNQEVILEQYKNELMKKEKENIKLKDKLEKVRQNKRKLEKFTEKKMEDELLAANEIIPSLKEELEEGDKTKEENRPRMTKLRLNRTSLKMDIKDGQKDVQKNDRDNKSEEKVVEAQDQDTNGRKAEKEEVGGASGVGQVEGGPPEEKNQKREEVEKEKEKENVQKTFEERIGFLEKELEAAFAEISLRKEEQSKFLEENEELRAENQHLSNIIGSLQIDKQIDMENLTTKNDDLERTNEHLKKEICNQEVILEQYKNELMEKEKENIKLKDKLEKVRQNKRKLEKFTEKKMEVIKQISEQTHQLEESLNEAKMNDLLRNERYKCILQELENYKKEHLKLSDLEKKTSN